The Globicephala melas chromosome X, mGloMel1.2, whole genome shotgun sequence genome contains the following window.
TTGGTGTGAGGGGTGAGCCTTCAGGTCCGCAGAGGGTGGACTCCCAGGACCCCGAGGGAGGACTGAGCAGACCCCCAGCCCTGGAACAGGGGCCTCAACAGAAACCTGCCCCTGTGGTCAGCGCTGGGAGGCCAGGCAGGATgtgaggaggaggtgaggacccAGCATCTCCCCATCCTAGGACCCTCGGGAGGCCCTGGGCAGGTGCGGCCACCTGTGGGGCCCCCTCACTGCTTTCTGTTCAGATTCGGGGTCCTGTTCTGAgtttcccttctggcctgcaaagggGAGGGTCCAGGCCCTTAAGGGGAACAGTGAGCACGACGAGCGACCCCGAGGGGACCACCCACCCCAGAACTCAGAACTGGGGGGACCTCACAGAGTCCGGCCCAATCCTCCTACCAGCACCGAGGCCCAGAGCTGTGCCACAGTGTACACAAGAGGTGCGCCCTCCATTCCTCTTACAGGGGCTCCAGGACCCGGGAGGCGAAGGCCCAGGTCTGAGGACCGTGTcctcagggcacagagcagaggaggcCCAGGCAGCGCCAGGAGCCAAGGGGAGGTGCGTGCCCTGAGTGTGTACCCAGGGGCTCCCCCTCCCAGAACAGAGGGGACCCCACAACACCCAAGTCACCCCACCGCCCTGTCAGCCCCAGAACCTGGGGCCGTGCTGGCTGCACCCTGAGGAGCCCCTTCACTTCCTTCTTCAGGTTGGCAGGGGACAGGCCACCCGGGAGGAGCGCCCCTGTGAGGCCCGAGGGCAGCCCTTGAGACGAGACCTGTAAGTGGCCTTTGTCAGGGCTGCCCAGGGTGCCTTTCTCCGCCGAGGCCGCTCACACCCCCTCTCTACCCCAGGTACGAGGTCCCCTGCCCACACTCCCGTGGGCGGCCCGACCCCAGTGATCAGGCCCCTGGTCGAGATGAGTGAGCTCCGCCAGCCTGAGGCCGACCTTGAGGCCCCAGTCCCGGCCCAGGGTCCTGTGGAGGCGCCGCTGCTGGGGGCTGCGGGGGAGGAGGCCGCATCCCCCTCGTCCTCCGCCTCCCCTGGCGCCCCCTCCTTCTCCGCCTATGCCGAGCCCTTGTCCCGCGAGGCACTTGTTGCGCTGATGGCTGACCTGGTGGGGTTCCTGCTCCTCAAGTTTCGTACCGGGGAGCCGACCTCCGAGGCGGAGATGCTGAGTACGGTCGTCCGGGAGCATCGGGACCACTTCCCCGTGGTCCTCCGCCTCGTTTGCGAGTGCCTGCAGCTGCTGTTTGGCGTGGACGTGAAGGTGGTGGACCCCCGCGAGCGCACCTACGTCCTGgtccccaccctgggcctcacCTGGGATGCAGTGCTGAGCGACTGGCAGCGCACGCCCGAGGCCAGCCTCCCTCTGCTGGTCCTGACCATGGTCACCCTGTTCGGTGACCGCGTCCCTGAGGAGGAGGTGTGGGGAAAGCTAGGCACCCTGGGGTTTTGTGGCGGGAGGGAGCTGCTCACCGAAGTGTGGGTGCAGACGGGCTACCTGAAGTACCGGCAGGTGCCCCACAGCGACCCTGCCCGCTACGAGTTCCTGTGGGGTCCCCGGGCCTACGCGGAGGCCAGCGAGTGTCAGGTCCTGCAGCATCTGCTCAGGAGCAATAGCATGGCTCCCAGGTTCTTCCCATCCGTGTCTGCAGGGAGTGTGAGCGATGAGGAAGAGGGAGCCTGAGCCAGTGCAGCAGCCAGTCCCACGTCCAGCAGCTTCTCccgtggggcaggaaggggggctGCTCCTTCACTCTGAGTTTGAAGAGGGAGCGGTCAGCCTTCTAAGCAGTGAGAGCCGGGCGAGTTGGGGGAAGCCGGTGTGCAGCATTTTGGGTTCCTGTTGTGTATGTTGACATGGACttccatgtctgttttctttaggAATTTTTCAAATGTTGGTTCTTTGAATAGAAGACTAAACAAGCTTCAGTGTCTAACTTTGTGTATGACGTTAATCCTATAGGTATTTGCACTAATTCAGTTCAAGAACAAGAGTTTTGCTGTTTTGTAAGAGAGGTTGGGAAATCTCCCAGTTCGTTTTGTGACCGTGTACAAGATAACAGGGAATTGGAATCAGAACTGCTCTGGAAATGTGGAAGTCCTTAGCAGTGATATAGAtgggggaagaaatagaaaaataaaagtcattgttGTTCCAAttcttgcttccctgtcttgTCTGTCATTCTGTAAATAAAACGAACTATCTCTGTTGAGTTGGATTTGCACGGGTATTTTAAGAAAGTAGGAGAAGGTTCATCTGCGTCAATAAGCCCCCTGCCCACTGGCTTGTTTATTCCGCAGACCTCCACGGAGCCTCTGCTCTCCGGAAGGGCCTGTGTTAGTAGCGGGAACGCTAGGAAAAGCAGGACACACCCACACCTAGAGTGATGGTCTAGGAGCCACTGTCACATGAGGAAGGTGGTGAGACATCCCCTAAGTCCCACAGAATAAGACAGCATGGGACGAGGCGGTGGGGCTCCAGGAGCGAGCCCTGGAGTGTTAAGTGCCCCGAGCCAGGGCACTTcgggcctttgggaagtggggGTTCCTTCTGTGGGAGGTGATGGTGATGAAGctgggtggtggcagcagccagACATGCAGAGGGTGTGTCTTGGGTTGCAGGGGAAAGTCTGAAATGGGACATTGCTGTGAGATGTCCTTCTGGGTCGTGGATAAAGCCGAGAGAAATCTCGCCCTGGGGCAGAAAGGAAGGGGTGCTGGCTCTTGTTGCATTGCAGTGGGCCACAGTGAAGAGGTAGGTGTTTCATAGCCGCCATCTGCAAGGATTTCCAGAGAAATGAGGGTCTTGCTCTTTGAAGCCCTGCTCGGTATTCCCGGGGctggccctcctctccctgccctgggagaGCCAATTACCAACTGTATGGAAACGACCATTTTAGTCACCTGGAGTTTACTTTGGCCACTTGTGAGCAAGGTCTAGATTTCAGTgggatgaaatgaatgaaaatagggGGTTTGAAAGAAGAGAGGCTGCCGAAGTGGAAAGGAGTCGCCATGTGACTGGAATCCTGGGAGCTTTGCGTGAGCTGCACCCAGCTGGGGAAATCACCACCCTTCCCTCCATGccgacagacacacacacacacacacacacacacacacacacccccaaattGAATAATATATCCTCCAGGAGTAAAACACACAGAACAGCAATTTTGACTGGTTTTCTATTCCGTTTCCTATGGAGCTGCAAATTCTCTGAGATGTcatgaaaagaaagcaatttcCAGAGGGGAGAAGGACAGAGTCTGGGATCAGAGTAATACTAGAAATAAGTCCTAGCCACTAAGAAGCAACGTCCGCCAGTGTCCCCGCGTTCAGGCAGGTGCAGAAATACGGCGGCATCAGAGACCCACAGGTTTGGGCTGTGACCTGGCATCGAAAGGAAGAGGCAACTCCTGGGCCTAATGGGATTGGGAGGTCACTGCAGTGGGAGGTGCAGACGGCGCCGGGGGCTAAAGAGGCAGCCCTCCCTGCTGAGCGCCGTACGACAACGTGAACATTACGTGGGATCCTGGATTTGAAGCACCTGCCATATAGCAGGTGGGCACTTGGAAAAGGTGGAGAATTTCAGGGCCAATGGAACCTGCTCAGACACTCCTGCCGGAAAAGAAGGGGATTTTGTCATCACAAATGGTAAGCACTCCCGGGGGAAAGCAGGGATTCCTAGTGCCTGTTCGTGCAGTGAACTGACTGATGGGGGGCAGTGCTAGCCCAGGGACGGCCGTGGCAGGCAGCGCAGCAGCGGCCGGGACACGCCAAGAGCGCCCCAGGTACATTCAGGGAGACACTTTTCAGGGGGGCAGCAGCGCCCTCCCCAGTAGACTCTGGACGAGCACACACCACCCCGGCACACAGCCAGTCCTGACCAGGGCGGCGCAGGGCACACAGGAGCTGCTGACCATCAGCGGGAAGCTCTGACGTTCTCTACGTGCGCTGAGCCTGCCCCCTGAGGGGCTGGTGTGAGTTGTCTCAGCCGTGGCCCTGTTTCCCGAGAAGCCCCCATTCCCCAGCCCCAGCTAAAGTCTGCTCTGAGCTCCAGCCTCCTTGGCAAAGGGCTGACCTCCTGCCTGGCTCTCGCCTACCCTCCTCTGTGGCAAATGTCGCCGGCTGCTGCTTTAGGGGCCTTTGTGAGCAAGTGCGGGGCCCGGGCCTGTGCCTGTCCGTGGTCCCTGAGCTGGGGCTGGGCACAGGGATAGGGCTGGGTTGGTGGCGGGATGCAGGGTGTGAAGCCAAGTGCCATTCACAAGACAGCAGCAGGGTGTAAAGCCACGTGTGAGCAAGCATCCAGGAGGAGGGGCATCCGCAGGGCCCTGAAGGGCACAGACACTCACGCCCCGTGGGGATGCGGAGAGTCCTCCAGCCCGGCGGTCCCCGTGCTTTGAATGCAGGCTTGCCGCCTGCCTGACAGCCAGTGTGCCCGGGGAAGTGAGCCTGCAGGAGAACGTGGGGCCACCACGCCGCTGGGACAGAAGGGAGCAGAGTGGGCAGTGGAAGGAGAGAGCAGGGCCCAAGCCTGAGCATAGGAGCCGCCTTCAGAGGGCCGTGCCTCGGACCCCCACGTCCGGGACCCTTCTCCATCCTCACGCCCTCAGTCCTAGaccctcaccctcctccctggccctcgTGTCCCTTTCACGAGAGATGGTGACCtgatggggctggggaggccaCGTGGGCAGAATCCAGTGTCAGGCTCTCAGGGGCACTAATGCCTGGCttccttgtgttttctccattatgtGGCCTGAGGCGTCAGGTAGTAGGACCCCGTGGAGGACAGCTGAATCCCCCTTGACTGTTGGGGAGACAGGTCAGGCCAGTGCGGGGATGGGTCTTTGCACGCATATGATGCTTAGCTTGAATAAGAGTCCTTCTAGTGACAAGCTGATCAAATCATGGAGACTCCCTACGCCtcgatttctccatctgtaaaatgggcctccTAACAGTACAAGGCAAAAGCATTGGTGAGGGTTTCCCCATGATGTGACCTGCTTGTAAAAAGCCTGTGCAAATGAAGTGGTCGGTGGCTGTAGCTCTTGTTACTGAGTGTGTAAGAAGGATGCGCCCTCCCCCATGTTGTGAGGATTCCCGACCAGTGCACGTCTTGGGATCCCCGCGTACGTGGATTAGCgcagtttttcttttctcgtGAACATTTGTTGTCAGAATGCTTGGGCTCGCCTTCCTCGTCTTCTCGCTTGTCCCCGTTCAAGATGAGGCGGTTGATCTGAGGTGTCGCCTCCATTGGAACACGGGTGTTTGCAGCTTTAGGTCCCAAGTGCCTCTTTGGCCGCGTGCCATAAGTCCTGGGGCCTTTGgtatgtgttttcttcatttcaaagtattttctagtttccctTGTGATGTCTTGTACGTTCCCTGGgctattgttatggactgaactgcgTCCCCCCAAAATTTGCATGTTGAAGCCCCAATCccctagaacctcagaatgtcaCTGTGACTGGAGTTAGTGGTTCTTAGGttgaaatgaggccattaggatgAGGTCTAATCCAAGATGGCTGGTGCCCTTGAGGGAAGAGCGGATCAGCACACGcaaggagagaaggcaggagctgggggtgcGTGCACAGAGGGTGACCACGTGAGGGGCGGTAAGAGCACCGCCACCTGCAACCAAGGAGACCGGCCGCAGTACAAGCCACCCCTGCTGGACCCTCCCTCTCGGCCTCCTGGTCGGAACCACCGTGAGAATCTGTGTCTGCTGTTTCAGCCCCTCATCCTGTGCTGTGGGATTTGGCATCGTCCCAGACTAATGCGGTTATTTGAGGACGCACGGCTCAATTTCCCTCTCTTTGCAGATTTCCcacatttccttctgttattgaggTCTAATTTCACTCTATTTTGGCCAGAggacatactttgtatgatttcagccCTTTTGTTTGTATCcccttaagtttactgagggaTGCTGTGTGGCCTGACGCGTGGAGTACCCTGGAGAACGTTCTAGGTACGCTTGACGAGCACGTGTCTACTCTGTTCTTGGGGCTAATAGTCTACACATGTCATGAGACCTAGTCTTTGTACAGTGCTGTTCAAATCTGTGATTCCCTTACTGCGGTGCTGTCTGGTCGCTGTACCCATAATGAAAGCAGGCTGTGTTAGTCTGCTTAGAGCTGCCATAGCAAAGTCCCACAGAGGAGGTGGCTAAAACTACAGAAATGTACTGGGTGCCAGTCCTGGTGGCTAGAAGTCCAACCTCAACTGGCTGGAAAGTGCAGTCTCAGGTGAGGGAAGGCGTCTCTTCCTGGCTCGCAGACAGCTGGTTTTCTCTTGGTCCCTCACTTGGCTGCTTCTCTGAACAGGTtgggggggggtagggagggagggagggagagcgagagagaaagagggagggagggagggaaagggggagagacaaagggagggaaggagggagggtaggagagaggtggagggagggagagagtgaaagggagagagagggagggagggagagagagaaagagggagggagggagagagagagagagagagcaagagagaaagagggagggagggagggaaagggggagagacaaagggagggaaggagggagggaggagggagagaggtggagggaggagagagtgaaagggagagagagggagggagggagagagagagaaagagggagggagggagagaaaggggcagagacaaagggaggaaaggagggagggagggagagagagggatggacagGGCCatagaaggggaggagggagaaagagagagaggaagagggagggagggagagagggggagggagggagagagtgaaagggagagagggagggagggagagagagaaagggaggggggcgagggagggaaagagagagggggagaaaggtagggggagagagagagagagagggaggatgggagggaggaagagagggcgagggagggagagagggagggagatctttggtgtctcttcctcctttccaaagGACACCGCTCTTGTCGGACTGGGGTTccacccttgtgacctcatttaaccttactgACTTCCCCAAGGGTGCTATCTCCAAATACATGCACCTTGGGATTAGCACTGCAACAGGTGGACTTAATGgttggggtgggagctgggggatCCATTTGAATCCATCACAGGGGGGACCGAAGTCTCCCACTTCTACTGTAGACCGGTTTCTTCCGTCCCCTCTGTCCATTTTTGCATCGTTCACTTGGGGCGCTGCTGTTGGGCTGCTCAAGAGACCCCCCTGACGTGCACTAGCTGTTGCATTGTGACAGACGGGAGCGGCAGATGGGACCACCCCTCACCCGGGCAGACCCGGGGCTCCTCTGGCTGCTGGTGCTTGGATCATTCCTGGTACCTTGGGTctacttcccctcctcccccaacccacctttttttttcttttctgtgtttctggcCACCCCACaaggcttgggggatcttagatccccgaccagggattgaacccgggccaccgcagtgaaagcatagagtcctaacccctggaactcCAGGCAATTcccgctccccgccccctccttaGCAGTGTTTGGGAGGGGATGTCGCCCTATCGCTGTGACAGCCACAGAGTCCTGGCCAGGTCCCCCGGCCCATCCCCCACACGTGGAGGCAGCAACTGTGAGCTGGGGGTGCGCCCTGGCCTTCAGTGCTCTGTACACATCACTGGGCGCTGACCACAAGGACTCGCGGTATAAGCGCGACACCCCAGCGCCCAGAGGGTGGTGGAGCATGGCGCCCTTGAAGTGTTTAGCTCgaaaggcaaggaaaagagaaccaggaaaatgtctccagacgcaGGACCCACAGTGAAAAGCAAACCTCAATCCTGCTGTCCAGACACCAGAGAGCACCCCCAAACTGAACACCCGCAGGCCCCTGCCAGGGACCGTCACCTCCACACCTGTGCGTCTCAGGACAGTAAGGGCTCTTTTCAGGCCTCTGACCAGGGGAGGCCTGAGctcttctcatctgtcaaatcaAGACCCTGCTGGACACGATGCCCCCGCAACTGTGAAGCCGCGGGTGCCAGGGCCTTCCTTGTGCTTGTCCAGACCTTCAGGGGTCTTTCTAGTGGGTGGGCACAGGGCGTCTGAGGGGCTTCTCCAGGTGTCTGCTAGGTGCCCGCACTGGGCCGGGGGTGGGCTGTCACCTGTCATTGTTTCCTGCTGAGGGGACTCAACTGCTCAGCCACACCCAGGACGGAGGCGCCAAACACGTGTTGGGTGGAACATCGCTCTCATGTCCCCGTGCTCTTTACTGCCCTGCAAGGTTCTGGCCGCGTTACCACCTCCGTGTGTCTGCAGGGTCTGCCTGGTCAGGGTCCTCTGTGGGTCTGCCTGGAGGGGTCGGGTATTCCAGGAAAGAGCGGGAGCCCACGCAGCGATGGCAGAAGTGGCTCAGCGGCCGACGGATCAAGGTCAGGGAGGCGGCAGGCCTGGCGGCCACCTCGGGCATCCAGGGTGCGCAAGAGGCAGCAGCGCGGCCCCCGGGAGCTGCGCGGTGGGGGGGAAGGCTGAGGACTTGGGGGGGTGCGGCGGCCAGGCCCGGCATGGGCCAGGGAGGACTCATCTGGGCGGGAGGCCAGGCGCAGCAGAGCCAGGGGACCTCGGCTGGCTGGGCCACCCCTGCCAGGACAGGGACTAGAGGGACCAGAACCTGCACGTTGGGATCTGGCGCGGGGGGCTCCGCTGCTGTCCAAGGAGGGGCCGGAGCGACACAGTCAGTCCTGGCCAGGGCGGAGGCATGGTCGAGTTGCGGGTAGCTCGGGGTCCCCTGGATGTGCTCAGGAGACGGTGGGAGGCCGTCCTGCGGCTCCGCGGTGCTGGGCGCCGGGAGGTGCCCCGGGGCTGCCGGCTCGCCGTCCACCTGCCCGGATGCTGGTTTAGTGTGCACTCTCGGCTTCATCCTCACCAGGAGGTGCGGGCAGTCTCT
Protein-coding sequences here:
- the LOC132594491 gene encoding melanoma-associated antigen 8-like, which translates into the protein MSELRQPEADLEAPVPAQGPVEAPLLGAAGEEAASPSSSASPGAPSFSAYAEPLSREALVALMADLVGFLLLKFRTGEPTSEAEMLSTVVREHRDHFPVVLRLVCECLQLLFGVDVKVVDPRERTYVLVPTLGLTWDAVLSDWQRTPEASLPLLVLTMVTLFGDRVPEEEVWGKLGTLGFCGGRELLTEVWVQTGYLKYRQVPHSDPARYEFLWGPRAYAEASECQVLQHLLRSNSMAPRFFPSVSAGSVSDEEEGA